The genomic region CCTCATCCACGAGGAGTCGCCGCGAGCGCCCCGGCCCTTCGTGGCCGTGAACTGCGGGGCGGTCACCGAGACGCTGCTCGAGAGCGAGCTCTTCGGCCACGCCCGAGGTGCCTTCACCGGGGCGGACCGGGAGCGTGCCGGTCTCTTCGAGGCGGCGAACGGCGGGACCCTGTTCCTCGACGAGATCGGGGAGATCTCGACCGGCATGCAGGTGAAGCTGCTCCGGGCGCTCCAGGAACGCGAGGTCCGGCGAGTGGGGGAGAACCGGCCCCGGCCGGTCGACGTCCGCATCGTGGCGGCCACGAACCGGAACCTCGCCGACGAGGTGGCCGCACAGCGGTTTCGCCAGGATCTCTATTACCGCCTGCGGGTCATCGAGCTGCGCGTTCCGCCGCTCCGCGACCGCCCCGACGACGTGCTGCCGCTCGCCCGCGTGTTCCTGGCCGACACGGCGCGACGAATGGGACGGAAGGTCACCGGGTTCAGCCCCCGCGCCGCCGATCAGCTCCTGCGCCACGAGTGGCCCGGGAACGTGCGGGAGCTCCAGAACGCCGTCGAGCACGCGGTGGCGCTCTGCCAGGGGACCCGCGTCGAGGTGGAGGATCTTCCCGAGGAGCTGCGGGCGGCCATGCCCCGCGCGCGACCATCGGGACCGACTCGGCCGCTCGAGGACGTCGAGCGCGAGTACATCCTCGCCGCCGTCGAGAGCGTGGGCGGCAACCGGACCCACGCCGCCGCCAACCTCGGGATCGGGCTCGCCACGCTGAAGCGGAAGCTGAAGCAGTACGGCGGTGGACCGGTCGATGCGGCGAGGGCCGGTCGCGCGAGCTCCGCGAGGAAGGCTCGAAGCTCAGGCACGACGTGACGGCGGAGGCGGCTTGCGCCGCCCGCTCAGCGCGGCTTCAGGCCGAGCTCGTAAGAGCGCGGCGGAAGTCCTCCGCGGTCAGCGACGTCTCCCAGTAGCCGGTGGCGCGCGCGACGCCGGTTGCCGTGCCCCGCACCCCGCCTCAGGAGAACTTGCGGATCAGCTGATGCAGACGATCGCAAGCCGCGGGAAGCTGGTCCTCGACAGCCGTGGCGACGCCGAGAATGAGCCCCGAGCGTTGATTGCCGCCAGGACTGAACCACGTCGAAAGTGGAGAAGGCGCCAACCCATGGGCGAATGCTTCCCGGGCGATGACGTCATCGCGCGCGCCGTCGGGCAGCGGGAGCAGCTGTGCGAGGCCAGCCGGGTGCGCGGAAAGCCCCTTGGCCTCCAGCTGCGCACGCAGGGCATCGCTCCGGCCCGCGTACACGCGCTTCATGCGGCGCAGATGTCGCATGTAATGTCCGTCCCGGATGAACTCGGCAGTTGCCAGCTGCACAGCGGGTCCGGGGGCAGGGGCGAGACACGCTACTGCCTCGGAATACTGCGCAACCAGCGCGGCGGGCACGACGACGAAGCCCAGTCGAAGCGTAGGGCTGATCGTCTTGCTGAACGAACCGATATGGATGACGCGTCCGGCACTGTCCAGTGATGCCAGGCTGGGGGCAGCACGTCGCTTCAGCTGAAGCTCGCCGAGGTAGTCATCCTCGATGATCCACGCACTCGTGCGCGTTGCCCATTCGATGAGCTCAATCCTACGAGCGAGCGACAGGGTCCCACCGAGTGGAGCTTGTTGCCCCGGTGTCACGAGCGCCACGGCGGCATCAGGCGCGTGCTTCAAGCCGTAGGAGACGTCGAGGCCGTCTTCGTCAACGGGGATCGGAACCGGGGAGATCTGGGCGATCTCGAGCGCTCTGCGGCTTGGCGGAAACCCCGGATTCTCCACCCAGGCAGTTTGCCCTTCGGGTCTCAGTACCCTGAGCGTGACGCCGAGCGCGCCGGAGAAGCCTGCCGCGACGAATATCTGGGATGGACGGCACTCGATGCCCCGCGCCAGCGCCAGATGCGCCGCAATCTCGGACTTGAGCTCGAGCTCGCCGCGAGGATCAGGATAGATCGCGGGAGCGACTACCTCGGCGCGCGCGGCCTGAGCGCGCAGCCGAGCGAAGAGCGCTACCGGGAAGCAGTCGGGTGCGGGAACGCCATTCTGGAAGATGGCCGGCCCAGAAAGAACATCCTGGTAGAGCGCAGGCAACAGATCTGTTCCTGCAGACGGCTCGGGCCTTGCGCGCTTCGCGGGACGATGGGCGACCCTGGTGCCGCCCGAGCGTGACGCCGTGATCAGCTGCTCATCGACCAACCGCTCGTAAGCCGTCTTGACGGTGCCCCGTGCCACGCCCAGTTGCGCTGCGAGGTCGAGCCAGGAGGGCAGCCTTGCGCCTGGAGCGAGCACGCCGCCGTCGATGGCAGCGGTGATGCCACGGCGGATCTGTTCCGCCAAAGACGTCTTCGACGCCCGGTCCAACTGCAGATTCAAAGTCTTCGACATGTCCCTCGTACACCAACAAGCGGGGATTCTGGCCCGACGTAACGGATCGGCATCCTGATCCATCCCAGAGTCACAGCTGGCGGCCGAGCGCGTCTACCTGTGCCCGGCCGCCAACCGTGCGGGAGGGCGTGGGCACGAGCGCTGGACACTTCGCCCGCAGCGGGGTGGTCGCACCGGACCCTCGATGCGTGCCTGCTGGTACATCGGGAAGACGCGTTTCTGGTTCTGTTTCGTGAACCTCGATGATCGCATAGTCCGACGCGTGCTGGTGAGCACCCGTCGGCTCCGCCGGCGGCCACCGACAGGACACGAAGGTCCCAAACGCAAAGAAGGGAAGGATGATCGTTCACATCAGGCTGATCTCCGGCGCGGCCCTGCTCGTCGCGCTTCTTGCAGCGAAGGCCACTCGCGGCAGCACCGCTGGTGGAAGCGCACTCGAGGACCCGCGCAGCTCGCTGGCGGCGCGCGGCGCCAGGCAGGGCGAGCGGTCGGGCGCGAAGACCGGTGAGCCCGCGCCGGCGGTCACGTTCCCCCTGGGAACCGCGACTCCGCCGGAAGCGTGCGGCGAGTGTCACGGTGCCATCTATCGCGAGTACATGTTCGGAGTCGGCGGCGATACGCACGCGGCTCGGCCCTCACCGAGCCCGGCAGTCACTCCCGGCAAGCCGGCCGATGTCTCCTCTTCCCGCAGCGCCCACGCCGGGAGCGGGTCCCCGATAGCAGGCGTGAGCGCGGAAGCGACCCCCTCCTGCAACGGCTGTCACTCTCCGAGGTCGTTCGAGATTCCGGGCATGGATCTGGCGGGCAAGGCGCCCCCTCACGCGGGACACGCCACGAAGGGTGCCCTCACCTGCGCGGGGTGTCACCTCACGAAGGACGGAGGGATTCGAGCCGTGCGCGACGTGAACGCTCCGCACGGAACCGTCGTCGACCCGGCATTGCAGAGCTCGGCACTGTGCGCCCAGTGCCACGGCTTCTACGAGACGGGTGAGCGCATCGTTGGGAAGGAGATGCAGACCTTCCTGGAGTGGCAGCGGGACTACTTCCAGCCTGGGCTGGGGAAGCAGCAGTGTCAGGACTGTCACATGCCGCGCACACTGCGTAAGAGAGCCGAGGGCTTCGATGTCCCGCCGCGGGCCGTCGCGCGGCATCTCTGGACGGGCGGCTGCTCTCGTCAGCGCCACCTGGGGTCGCTGAGCCTGACTGTCGTGCGTGAGCAGGTGGGGTCGCGCAAGCTCTCCTTCCATGTGAGCAACATCGGTGCGGGGCACTCGGTGCCGACTGGGATGG from Anaeromyxobacter paludicola harbors:
- a CDS encoding sigma-54-dependent Fis family transcriptional regulator, with the translated sequence MRAEDLDLRELLSFEPRGGIIRFGGERALILDAVALGLLRKELIDSVGLAAARGILTRFGYAHGWRTAEGMRSGFPWQDEHEWRVAGGRLHMLNGSVVIEQPAPGSALSPQPFVESIWHESYEAEQHLLHVGRSDEPVCWTLAGFASGYLSFANGREVYCIEDRCRGKGDPACHLVGRFKQEWGPEVAPQLAAYGKEWVDAALEGATAALRAAERSLEARRRELARIAPGAEDRAGIVVRSEPMRRVLDLALRVAKVESTALITGESGVGKERLARLIHEESPRAPRPFVAVNCGAVTETLLESELFGHARGAFTGADRERAGLFEAANGGTLFLDEIGEISTGMQVKLLRALQEREVRRVGENRPRPVDVRIVAATNRNLADEVAAQRFRQDLYYRLRVIELRVPPLRDRPDDVLPLARVFLADTARRMGRKVTGFSPRAADQLLRHEWPGNVRELQNAVEHAVALCQGTRVEVEDLPEELRAAMPRARPSGPTRPLEDVEREYILAAVESVGGNRTHAAANLGIGLATLKRKLKQYGGGPVDAARAGRASSARKARSSGTT
- the pdxR gene encoding MocR-like pyridoxine biosynthesis transcription factor PdxR, which codes for MSKTLNLQLDRASKTSLAEQIRRGITAAIDGGVLAPGARLPSWLDLAAQLGVARGTVKTAYERLVDEQLITASRSGGTRVAHRPAKRARPEPSAGTDLLPALYQDVLSGPAIFQNGVPAPDCFPVALFARLRAQAARAEVVAPAIYPDPRGELELKSEIAAHLALARGIECRPSQIFVAAGFSGALGVTLRVLRPEGQTAWVENPGFPPSRRALEIAQISPVPIPVDEDGLDVSYGLKHAPDAAVALVTPGQQAPLGGTLSLARRIELIEWATRTSAWIIEDDYLGELQLKRRAAPSLASLDSAGRVIHIGSFSKTISPTLRLGFVVVPAALVAQYSEAVACLAPAPGPAVQLATAEFIRDGHYMRHLRRMKRVYAGRSDALRAQLEAKGLSAHPAGLAQLLPLPDGARDDVIAREAFAHGLAPSPLSTWFSPGGNQRSGLILGVATAVEDQLPAACDRLHQLIRKFS